AACCACAACCAACGGCGTCACCGTGGCCAGAAACCATCGGCACCCCGGCTCCGCCACGCACCGTCACACAGACTGCGCCGCCCAAGACCGTGTCCCAATCCGCCCCCGCTCCAGCACCGCCGAAGCAAACCGCGCCGCCACCAGCGCCGGCGCCCACTGGCGATTTAGGCTTGCGCCAGCCGATGAGCCGCCCACCCTGCAACGGCCAAGGCATCGTCATCCTGGGCTCAGTCACCACTCCAGGTCTGTATGAGGCTGGGGTGCAACGACTTCTAGACGCGCACCCCGGCGCTTTCTACCTGCGCACCGATCAAACCTGCCCTTCACTACGGGCTGCCACCGAAGGCGGAGACCCGATCTACGCGGTATTCGTCCCGGGCGGGACTACATACGCCCAGGTGTGTGCCGGAGTGCAGGCGGCCGGCGGTGACGCCTACGGCAAGATTTTGGACTACACCACCGATCCCGGTTATCGGATTCCCTGTTGAACCGCAGCCGAAGCCCGGCGTCAAAGTTAGCTTGGTGGCGCCGAGTTCAGTGATTCGGTCCGTTAGGCGAGGTGTGGGGGACCCACGGGACTTTCGGCGTGCGGAAATGGGGGATCCACCACTCTTGGATCGTTGCGAGGTTGTCGTGTCACGCAATTGCCTGCAGCTTGTGAGGAAGTCGGCAACAGCGTGTTTGCGATTCTCGCCCGGCGCGGCGGGCTATCGCAGCGGATGCGCTACACCGGCCCCAGTACTGTCCATGATCCGCACCGGTAGCGGTTTGCCCATAACGTAGTACATCGCGACGCGATGGTGCCCGTCGACGATGTGTAGACCTCCATTCCCATCGCGCCAGAGTTTGGTCACGTACCCCTCGCGGATGGGCGCGGCGCCCGCGCCTTCGGATTGACCGCCGACCTCACCCGAACCGAACAGGTGCAACCACTATGACCGTAGTCAGCGCCAGCAAAACCCAGACATCCGAAAGTGTTTCGAGCTGGCGGCGATGGCTCGTGTCGCCGGCCGTCGTGATCCTGGTCGGCGTCGTGCTGTGGTGGGTCGCGACCACCGTGCTCAGCGGACCCGAATCGGTACTGCGTCAGACCGCACCGCAGCGCGTCATTCCCGCGCTCGCCGGGCTCCTCGAACGCGGTGTGCTGCTCAGCGATCTCGGCGTCAGCCTGTGGCGGTTGTTGATCGGCCTGGCCGTCGCGGTGGTGATCGGGGTGCCGCTGGGTTTGTTGATCGGGTCTTCCGGCATCGCCGAACGCGCCGGTGGGCCGATCATCGCCTTCATGAGGATGATCTCGCCCCTGTCGTGGACACCGATTGCGTTGGCGGTGTTCGGCATCGGCAACCAGCCGGTGATCTTCCTGATCGCCGTGGCCGCCGTCTGGCCGGTGCTGCTGACACCGCGGCGGGCGTGCGCGCAGTGGACCCGGGACTGCTCAACGTGGCGCGTTCATTTCACGCCACGCGCTGGGAGTTGCTGCTCGCGGTGATCCTGCCGGCGATCCGCACCCACGTGCAGACCGGGATTCGGCTGGCGCTCGGTGTCGCGTGGATCGTTCTCGTGCCCGCTGAGATGCTCGGGGTGCGTTCGGGTCTGGGCTATCAGATCCTGAACGCTCGCGACCAGCTGGCCTACGACCAGGTGGTCGCGGTGATCGTCGTCATCGGTCTGCTGTGATTCATGCTCGACGCTGCCGCGCGCCGGCTGTTGAACCCGGCCCGTCGCGCCTGACCCGCGAACTCTACGACGGCTTGCGGGACGCCGCGTCGATCGCCGGCAGGTAGATGTCGTCGACCAGCTCGGCGACGGTGCTCGATTGGATCATGTTGCGGGAGAACAGCAATTCATTTCGCATGAGTGCCAGGATGCTCAGTGCCACCCGGTCGGAAATATTGGCAGGACCTATCTCGCCTCGCTCGCGCGCAGCTTCCAGCGCCGTGCGGATCGTGTGGTCGGTCTTCGCGGCCACCTTGGCCTGGAAAGTCTGCAGCGTGGCGTCGTCGGCTTCGGCGATGAGGCTGCGGTAGGTGTCGACTCCGATCTCTTGCCACTGGTTGACCAGGGACTCGACCATGGTCACGATGTCGTCGCGAAGATTCTGGGACAGCAGTTGGGCGGTGGGCGTGCGCAGGGTCGGAAGCGCGTCGGTGACCATCTGCGCCCGAGAACTGTAGCGGCGATAGAGGACCGGCTTTCCGGTCTTCGCGCGGCGGGCTACGCCTTCGAAGGTCACCCCGGCGTATCCACGATCCGTCAGCTCGGCCCAGGTGGCGTCGCGGATCGCCGACATCAGCACGTCATCCCGGCGCCGCGAAACGGGCTCGGGATCTGCAGTCACCTTTCGGTTAGGCACGTTGCGTATCTTAATCGCCCGCGCTAACCTCTTCGCTATAGGGAACGTTCCGTATCTTATTTTTCGCCTCTGGAGCGGACCGTTTGACGTGAAGGTGGGAGCTCATGGCTGTTCGATTGCCCGACGTCGCTGACCTCGATCCCGCGGGGCGTGAGGTCTACGACTTGTTTCCGGCCAACCTGACGCGGGGGTTGGCGATGACCGGGTCGAGCGCGAAGGCCTACCTGGCGCTCGGCCTTTCCTTTCGCACTGGCGCCTTGTCGCCCGAAACGCGGGAGTCGGTGATCTTACGAGTCGGCGCGGTGACACGTGCCGAGTACGAGATCCACCACCATGTGCGCGAGGCGCGCGACGCCGGAATCTCGGATTCGGTGATCGACAACCTGTTGTCAGGGGCGACATCGTTCGGCGACCGACGGGTCGATGTGCTCGTCGCCTTTGTCGATGATCTGCTGGCGCAGATCAAGGGTGGGGGAGCGGACACCTCGCACATGCAGGAGTTCTACTCCGACAACGAAATTGCCGAAATTGTCTTGCTCGCGGGGCACTACGTGATGACCGCGCTGTTCGTCAACACGCTGGGCATCGTCCCCGAGGAGGGCGACGTCGAAGGCGCGAGTATGAAGGACGGCCTATGACGGACGAAATTCCTTTTCGGGAAGGCTTGTTCGATCTCGGCCGCGGAGCGCACGTATTTCTCTCCGGGAACGAGACGTTCGGTCTGGCCAATGCGGGTCTGGTGGTCAGTGCCGGTGAGGCACTGGTGATCGACACGCTCTATGACGTGCAGCATGCGCGGGCGATGTGCGCCTCCATGGCTGAACTGACTGCAACTGCGCCGGTGCGGTACGTCTTCAATACCCACACCGACGGCGACCACTTCTTCGGCAACCAGGTGTTTTCCGCGGATACCGAGATCATCACCACCGAAGCTGCCAGCGCACTGATGACTCAGGAACATGCCGACCTCACGGCGAAACTGCTTGGCACCGAGACCAAACCCGGCGGCACCCTGCACGCACTGGAACCGCTGGGCCAGCCGTTCAACTTTTCTGAGGTGCAGGTGCGGCCCGCGGATACCACCTTCGCCGGAGAAAAGGCTCTGCGCGTGGGCAATCTCGACGTCGAGCTTCATGAACTCGGGCCGGCGCACACCGTGGGCGACGCGATCGCCTATCTGCCCGAGTTGGGTGTGCTGTACGCGGGAGATCTGCTGACCCACAACCCTGTTGCGGTCACCTGGTCGGGTTCGATCCCGAACTGGATCAACGCGCTGGAGCGCATCCGCTCCTTCGGGGCCCAGAAGGTCGTCGCGGGTCACGGTCCGGTACTCGTCGGAGGCGAGATCAACGCGGCAATCGATCGCGGAATCCGATTCTGGTCGAACCTGCACACCGACGCGACGCGGCTCTACGACCAAGGTGTGCCGGTGGCCGAGGCGGTCGCTCGGATGGACATCCGCAACTATCCGGAAGCGATGGCGACGCTGCCGATCATCGTCACTGCGATCTACCACGAACGCGACGCGGACATCCCGTATCTG
The genomic region above belongs to Mycolicibacterium sp. HK-90 and contains:
- a CDS encoding TetR/AcrR family transcriptional regulator — translated: MSAIRDATWAELTDRGYAGVTFEGVARRAKTGKPVLYRRYSSRAQMVTDALPTLRTPTAQLLSQNLRDDIVTMVESLVNQWQEIGVDTYRSLIAEADDATLQTFQAKVAAKTDHTIRTALEAARERGEIGPANISDRVALSILALMRNELLFSRNMIQSSTVAELVDDIYLPAIDAASRKPS
- a CDS encoding MBL fold metallo-hydrolase, coding for MTDEIPFREGLFDLGRGAHVFLSGNETFGLANAGLVVSAGEALVIDTLYDVQHARAMCASMAELTATAPVRYVFNTHTDGDHFFGNQVFSADTEIITTEAASALMTQEHADLTAKLLGTETKPGGTLHALEPLGQPFNFSEVQVRPADTTFAGEKALRVGNLDVELHELGPAHTVGDAIAYLPELGVLYAGDLLTHNPVAVTWSGSIPNWINALERIRSFGAQKVVAGHGPVLVGGEINAAIDRGIRFWSNLHTDATRLYDQGVPVAEAVARMDIRNYPEAMATLPIIVTAIYHERDADIPYLDLSQAVESIASQLAAHTTAS
- a CDS encoding carboxymuconolactone decarboxylase family protein; translated protein: MAVRLPDVADLDPAGREVYDLFPANLTRGLAMTGSSAKAYLALGLSFRTGALSPETRESVILRVGAVTRAEYEIHHHVREARDAGISDSVIDNLLSGATSFGDRRVDVLVAFVDDLLAQIKGGGADTSHMQEFYSDNEIAEIVLLAGHYVMTALFVNTLGIVPEEGDVEGASMKDGL